The Streptomyces sp. NBC_01775 genome includes a region encoding these proteins:
- a CDS encoding glycoside hydrolase family 6 protein, which produces MYGSYDSRPPRAARVRLAASGATVGAMLLLAGCFSSSDDSSDDGAKGGSAVDQRPKSESPYWVNPSGNAAKQVSTYEQDDKADDAKLIKKIASQPVADWITRPEPRSEVERLTKDADKADRSALLVLYNLPHRDCGQYSQGGAKGAEEYRAWLDNVVKGIGDRSTTVVVEPDAIPHLLAEGCTPKQFHEERYQLLNEAVSKLKQLPKTKVYLDAGNPDWVRDPGGLVEPLNRAGIAKADGFALNVSNYQTTKSNRAYGNKVSPMVGNKPFVIDTSRNGNGPVKGAGGEESWCNPRGRALGEPPTTKTGDKRVDAYLWIKRPGESDGECKGGPKAGQWWPKYALELARNAKR; this is translated from the coding sequence ATGTACGGCAGTTACGACAGCAGGCCGCCGCGCGCGGCCCGCGTCCGGCTCGCCGCGTCAGGTGCGACAGTGGGGGCGATGCTGCTGCTTGCCGGATGCTTCTCGTCCTCGGACGACAGCTCCGACGACGGCGCCAAGGGCGGCTCCGCTGTCGACCAGCGCCCCAAGTCCGAGTCCCCGTACTGGGTCAACCCCTCGGGAAACGCCGCCAAGCAGGTCAGCACGTACGAGCAGGACGACAAGGCCGACGACGCCAAGCTGATCAAGAAGATCGCGAGTCAGCCGGTTGCCGACTGGATCACCCGCCCCGAGCCGCGCTCCGAGGTCGAACGGCTGACGAAGGACGCGGACAAGGCCGACCGCAGCGCGCTGCTCGTCCTCTACAACCTCCCGCACCGCGACTGCGGGCAGTACAGCCAGGGCGGCGCCAAGGGCGCCGAGGAGTACCGCGCGTGGCTCGACAACGTCGTCAAGGGAATCGGCGACCGCTCCACCACGGTGGTGGTCGAACCGGACGCCATCCCGCACCTGCTGGCCGAGGGCTGCACCCCGAAGCAGTTCCACGAGGAGCGCTACCAGCTGCTGAACGAGGCCGTCAGCAAGCTCAAGCAGCTCCCGAAGACCAAGGTCTACCTCGACGCGGGCAACCCCGACTGGGTGCGCGACCCCGGCGGCCTGGTCGAGCCCCTGAACCGCGCGGGCATCGCCAAGGCGGACGGCTTCGCGCTGAACGTCTCCAACTACCAGACGACGAAGTCCAACCGGGCCTACGGCAACAAGGTCTCGCCGATGGTCGGCAACAAGCCGTTCGTCATCGACACCAGCCGCAACGGCAACGGCCCCGTCAAGGGCGCCGGCGGCGAGGAGTCCTGGTGCAACCCGCGGGGCCGCGCCCTGGGGGAGCCGCCCACCACGAAGACCGGTGACAAGCGGGTGGACGCCTACCTGTGGATCAAGCGGCCAGGCGAGTCGGACGGCGAGTGCAAGGGGGGCCCGAAGGCGGGCCAGTGGTGGCCCAAGTACGCGTTGGAGCTGGCACGTAACGCCAAGCGTTAG
- a CDS encoding AMP-binding protein — MSAPGSTPETFAALVRAQWEDHRADGLRWDGGSLTHHGAAAAAAARAALLGDLLPRGAEPHVGLLLDNTPEYPLWLAAAALAGVTAVGLNTTRRGAELARDITHTECALLVTGAALLPLLDGLDLPVLAPGRLLVTDEPGYTALLRPYEGAKPGEVTVHPPEPGGRMLLTFTSGSTGAPKAVIVTQGRLAGAGRALARNFAVRRADVHYLCMPMFHGNAVLAGWAPALAGGAGVALARRFSASRFLPEVRAYGATYFTYVGRAIQYLLATPERDDDADNPLRLGFGTEAGPVDAARFTARFATPLVEGYGSSEGGAAIQHSDGAPPGAVGRPAPGADLAVVDPETGAERTRARRTADGTLTGVDAAIGELVNRGPSLFEGYWKNAAAEAARTARGWYWTGDLFFRDEEGWFHFAGRTDDRLRVDGENLAAAVIEHLLARCPGVTSAAVYAVPDPVSGDQVMAALALERQRPFDPEEFAAFLAAQPDLSTKSAPRFVRVLPALPVTATNKIDRAALRRTGFLGGGEGGEEGEGDREGEVWWRPFAAGSATPTDATSAGATSTDATSAGATRAYRRLTPDDTRALLAEYAAHRRTHLLPPPPPPPPQQQQSPPSPHPPRRSM; from the coding sequence ATGAGCGCACCGGGGAGCACACCGGAGACCTTTGCCGCACTGGTGCGGGCCCAGTGGGAGGACCACCGCGCCGACGGGCTGCGCTGGGACGGGGGCAGCCTCACCCACCACGGCGCCGCCGCCGCTGCCGCCGCACGCGCCGCGCTGCTGGGCGACCTGCTGCCGCGCGGCGCCGAGCCGCACGTCGGCCTGCTGCTCGACAACACCCCCGAATACCCGCTCTGGCTCGCCGCCGCCGCGCTGGCCGGGGTCACCGCCGTCGGCCTCAACACCACCCGGCGCGGAGCCGAACTCGCCCGGGACATCACCCACACCGAGTGCGCCCTCCTCGTCACCGGGGCCGCGCTGCTCCCGCTGCTGGACGGCCTCGACCTGCCCGTGCTCGCCCCCGGCCGGCTCCTGGTCACCGACGAGCCCGGCTACACCGCGCTGCTGCGCCCCTACGAGGGAGCCAAGCCCGGCGAGGTCACCGTCCACCCCCCTGAGCCGGGGGGCCGGATGCTGCTGACCTTCACCTCCGGCTCCACGGGCGCGCCCAAGGCCGTGATCGTCACCCAGGGCAGGCTGGCGGGCGCCGGCCGCGCGCTGGCCCGGAACTTCGCCGTACGCCGGGCGGACGTCCACTACCTGTGCATGCCGATGTTCCACGGCAACGCCGTGCTGGCGGGCTGGGCGCCGGCGCTCGCGGGCGGCGCCGGGGTCGCGCTGGCCCGCCGCTTCTCCGCCTCCCGCTTCCTGCCGGAGGTGCGCGCGTACGGGGCGACGTACTTCACCTACGTCGGCCGGGCCATCCAGTACCTCCTGGCCACCCCGGAGCGGGACGACGACGCGGACAACCCGCTGCGGCTGGGCTTCGGCACCGAGGCCGGGCCCGTGGACGCGGCCCGCTTCACCGCGCGCTTCGCCACCCCGCTCGTGGAGGGCTACGGCTCCTCCGAGGGCGGCGCCGCCATCCAGCACAGCGACGGAGCACCGCCCGGCGCCGTCGGCCGGCCCGCCCCCGGCGCGGACCTGGCCGTCGTCGACCCGGAGACCGGCGCCGAGCGCACCCGGGCCCGCCGGACGGCCGATGGCACCCTCACCGGCGTCGACGCCGCCATCGGCGAGCTGGTCAACCGGGGCCCGTCCCTCTTCGAGGGCTACTGGAAGAACGCGGCAGCGGAGGCGGCCCGCACCGCGCGCGGCTGGTACTGGACGGGGGACCTCTTCTTCCGCGACGAGGAGGGCTGGTTCCACTTCGCGGGCCGCACCGACGACCGCCTGCGGGTCGACGGGGAGAACCTGGCCGCCGCCGTCATCGAGCACCTCCTCGCCCGCTGCCCGGGGGTGACCTCGGCTGCGGTGTACGCCGTGCCCGACCCCGTCTCCGGGGACCAGGTCATGGCTGCCCTCGCCCTGGAGCGGCAGCGGCCCTTCGACCCGGAGGAGTTCGCCGCCTTCCTGGCCGCCCAGCCCGACCTGTCCACCAAGTCGGCGCCCCGCTTCGTACGGGTGCTGCCCGCGCTGCCGGTGACGGCCACCAACAAGATCGACCGGGCGGCGCTCCGGCGTACCGGCTTTCTCGGCGGGGGAGAGGGAGGCGAGGAGGGCGAGGGAGACAGGGAGGGCGAGGTGTGGTGGCGGCCCTTCGCGGCGGGATCGGCCACCCCCACTGACGCCACCTCCGCAGGCGCCACCTCCACTGACGCCACCTCCGCAGGCGCCACCCGCGCGTACCGGCGGCTGACCCCGGACGACACCCGCGCCCTCCTGGCCGAGTACGCCGCACACCGGCGCACGCACCTGCTGCCGCCTCCGCCTCCGCCTCCGCCTCAGCAGCAGCAGTCGCCTCCGTCCCCGCACCCGCCGCGCCGGAGCATGTAA
- a CDS encoding lytic polysaccharide monooxygenase auxiliary activity family 9 protein, with product MRKKIAAAVVGLGLGGAAMLFTGGSAQGHGYSQDPTSRQAFCADGTVTDCGAIQHEPQSVEGPKGFPEAGPEDGAICSAGNESFKELDDPRGGKWPTNKVEAGKDHTFKWNVTARHSTTDFSYYVTKDGWDPNKPLTRADLEPEPFFTVPMNGEQPPAEWTAQGKLPEGKSGRHLIVGVWTIADTANAFYSCADVEF from the coding sequence ATGCGCAAGAAGATCGCCGCTGCCGTCGTCGGACTCGGCCTCGGAGGGGCCGCCATGCTGTTCACGGGCGGCTCGGCCCAAGGCCACGGCTACAGCCAGGACCCGACGAGCCGTCAGGCGTTCTGCGCCGACGGCACGGTGACCGACTGCGGCGCCATCCAGCACGAGCCCCAGAGCGTCGAGGGCCCCAAGGGCTTCCCCGAGGCCGGACCCGAGGACGGCGCGATCTGTTCCGCCGGCAACGAGAGCTTCAAGGAACTGGATGACCCGCGCGGCGGGAAGTGGCCCACCAACAAGGTCGAGGCGGGCAAGGACCACACCTTCAAGTGGAACGTGACCGCCAGGCACTCGACCACGGACTTCTCGTACTACGTCACCAAGGACGGCTGGGACCCCAACAAGCCGCTGACCCGCGCCGATCTGGAGCCCGAGCCCTTCTTCACCGTGCCGATGAACGGCGAGCAGCCGCCCGCCGAGTGGACCGCGCAGGGCAAGCTCCCCGAGGGCAAGTCCGGCCGGCACCTGATCGTCGGCGTCTGGACGATCGCCGACACCGCCAACGCCTTCTACTCCTGCGCCGACGTCGAATTCTGA
- a CDS encoding winged helix DNA-binding domain-containing protein has protein sequence MSPAHPARLTRPALTRALLARQFLIERARMPVREAVEHLVGIQAQAPKPPYFALWTRLADFDPRELSRQLEDRELVRISVMRGTVHLVSDSDAVQLRPLTQRIHESALRTSYGKALDGEDPGRIAEAARRLLAAGPCTGTELGVLLQERWPHLEARALSMTARYLLPLVQVPPRGLWDRSGRPVLDTLESWLDRPLTPEPCVETMVLRYLGAFGPASVRDAQAWSGLTRLKEVLERLRPQLRVFTDEEGRELYDLPEAPRPDPELPLPARFLAEYDNVILSHADRSRLLDEAVRRSLATKNGQVPGTFLLDGRVRGSWKADTRRKTATLTLTPFGRLTDDEERTLAEEGERLLAFATDGGPGPHTVEFAAGGE, from the coding sequence ATGTCGCCCGCGCACCCCGCCCGGCTCACCCGGCCCGCCCTGACCCGCGCCCTGCTCGCCCGCCAATTCCTCATCGAGCGCGCCCGGATGCCGGTACGGGAGGCGGTCGAACACCTCGTCGGCATCCAGGCCCAGGCGCCCAAGCCGCCCTACTTCGCGCTGTGGACCCGGCTTGCGGACTTCGACCCCCGCGAGCTGTCCCGGCAGCTGGAGGACCGCGAGCTGGTCAGGATCAGCGTCATGCGCGGCACGGTCCACCTGGTCAGCGACAGCGACGCCGTACAGCTGCGCCCCCTCACCCAGCGGATCCACGAGAGCGCCCTGCGCACCAGCTACGGCAAGGCCCTGGACGGCGAGGACCCCGGGCGCATCGCCGAGGCGGCCCGCCGGCTGCTCGCCGCGGGCCCGTGCACCGGCACCGAGCTGGGCGTCCTGCTCCAGGAGCGCTGGCCCCACCTGGAGGCGCGCGCCCTGTCGATGACGGCGCGCTATCTGCTGCCGCTGGTGCAGGTGCCGCCGCGCGGGCTGTGGGACCGTTCGGGCCGGCCGGTGCTCGACACCCTGGAGTCGTGGCTGGACCGTCCGCTGACGCCCGAGCCGTGCGTGGAGACGATGGTGCTGCGCTATCTGGGCGCCTTCGGACCCGCCTCCGTGCGTGACGCGCAGGCCTGGTCGGGCCTGACCCGGCTGAAGGAGGTGCTGGAGCGGCTGCGGCCCCAGCTGCGGGTCTTCACCGACGAGGAGGGCCGCGAGCTGTACGACCTGCCCGAGGCACCGCGCCCCGACCCCGAACTGCCGCTGCCGGCCCGCTTCCTGGCGGAGTACGACAACGTCATCCTCTCCCACGCCGACCGCTCCCGCCTGCTGGACGAGGCCGTACGCCGCTCGCTGGCCACCAAGAACGGCCAGGTGCCCGGCACCTTCCTGCTGGACGGCAGGGTGCGCGGCAGCTGGAAGGCGGACACCCGGCGCAAGACCGCCACCCTCACCCTCACCCCCTTCGGCCGGCTCACCGACGACGAGGAGCGGACGCTGGCCGAGGAGGGTGAGCGGCTGCTGGCCTTCGCCACCGACGGCGGCCCGGGGCCGCACACGGTCGAGTTCGCCGCGGGCGGGGAGTGA
- a CDS encoding FCD domain-containing protein, producing the protein MSGCWPSPPTAARGRTRSSSPRAGSERAQEARAGGVRAETDRAFHSALYAGLGDSPPSAALDAFWDAFHRLRTDLAELRLDPLVTRRQHAEILAAVRSGDIRRTEEAVRDHFGNVRERLRSTPSEVLTKKPHFDDSSVTSASPIPPHWR; encoded by the coding sequence GTGAGCGGCTGCTGGCCTTCGCCACCGACGGCGGCCCGGGGCCGCACACGGTCGAGTTCGCCGCGGGCGGGGAGTGAGAGGGCTCAGGAGGCGCGGGCCGGGGGCGTACGCGCCGAGACCGACCGCGCCTTTCACTCCGCGCTCTACGCCGGGCTCGGCGACTCTCCCCCGAGCGCGGCACTGGACGCGTTCTGGGACGCGTTCCACCGGTTACGGACAGATCTGGCCGAGCTGCGCCTGGACCCCCTGGTAACCCGGCGACAGCACGCCGAAATCCTCGCGGCTGTCCGGTCGGGGGACATACGACGTACCGAGGAGGCGGTTCGCGACCACTTCGGGAACGTTCGTGAGCGGCTGCGCTCGACGCCCTCCGAAGTACTCACCAAGAAGCCACACTTCGATGACTCATCCGTCACATCAGCCTCGCCCATACCACCACATTGGCGTTGA
- a CDS encoding DUF3533 domain-containing protein, with amino-acid sequence MHNATPDAGVRGTLSPGALVLVIGVLFIQLGFLLSYIGSFHHPDPQGVPIAVVAPQQAADRLDTLPGHPVETTSVKDEKAARQRITERNAEGAYLMNPRGGRDTLLVASAAGGPQAQALRKVGEKVAADQRRQLKVTDVAPSGSQDHESLTAFYLIVGWLVGGYLVASLLGVTIGTRPARPGHGVIRLTGVALYSVLSGLGGAVIVDPVLHALPGHFAALWWTGALIVFGTAAITMALQAFFGIVGIGLAVVIFVVLGNPSAGGAFQKHLIPSFWRAIGDWIPTGAGTTAVRNIVYFSGNALAVPMVVLAAWAVAGALLLLVGSLRRREPGLALPI; translated from the coding sequence ATGCACAACGCCACCCCCGACGCCGGAGTCCGCGGCACCCTCTCGCCCGGTGCCCTCGTGCTCGTCATCGGCGTGCTCTTCATCCAACTCGGCTTCCTGCTCTCCTACATCGGCTCCTTCCACCACCCCGACCCGCAGGGCGTCCCGATCGCCGTCGTCGCCCCCCAGCAGGCCGCCGACCGGCTCGACACGCTGCCCGGACACCCCGTGGAGACCACCTCCGTCAAGGACGAGAAGGCCGCGCGTCAGCGCATCACCGAGCGGAACGCGGAGGGCGCCTACCTGATGAACCCGCGCGGCGGGCGGGACACCCTGCTGGTGGCCTCCGCCGCGGGCGGACCGCAGGCCCAGGCCCTGCGCAAGGTCGGCGAGAAGGTGGCGGCCGACCAGCGGCGGCAGCTGAAGGTGACGGACGTCGCCCCCTCCGGAAGCCAGGACCACGAGAGCCTCACCGCCTTCTACCTCATCGTCGGCTGGCTGGTGGGCGGCTATCTGGTGGCCTCCCTGCTGGGGGTGACCATCGGCACCAGGCCGGCCAGACCGGGCCACGGGGTGATCCGGCTGACCGGGGTCGCCCTCTACTCCGTGCTCTCGGGGCTGGGCGGCGCGGTCATCGTCGACCCGGTGCTGCACGCACTGCCCGGCCACTTCGCGGCGCTGTGGTGGACCGGCGCGCTCATCGTCTTCGGTACGGCGGCCATCACGATGGCGCTCCAGGCGTTCTTCGGGATCGTCGGCATCGGCCTGGCCGTCGTCATCTTCGTCGTCCTGGGCAATCCCAGCGCGGGAGGCGCCTTCCAGAAGCACCTGATCCCGTCCTTCTGGCGCGCCATCGGAGACTGGATCCCCACCGGCGCCGGTACCACGGCCGTACGCAACATCGTCTACTTCTCCGGCAACGCGCTGGCCGTGCCCATGGTCGTGCTGGCCGCCTGGGCGGTCGCGGGCGCCCTGCTGCTGCTCGTGGGCTCGCTGCGGCGCAGAGAACCGGGCCTGGCCCTCCCGATCTGA
- a CDS encoding kelch motif-containing protein, translating into MKYRPSRRARRIAIGTAVVLVIAGFNGPALYGFASEQYHEYEINQPEYKAEKGHWQFVDIPEKYRINTIHAALLNTGKVLLVAGSGNNAKNFDSKSFRTVLWDPVDNTFKNIPTPSDLFCSGHNQLPDGKLLVAGGTQRYETLKGDVKKAGGLMFLYNESPDRAKTVKKGTRFTGKEDGKTFVAQNDVIIPRAKKKTDALGRVRVEASLARVYAEAEHKGRQYSTGSQDKYTVSGLRGAEKRNIYGIAQKMSFDKKDFQGIKDAYEFDPVAERYITVDPMHEARWYPTQVTLQDGRVLTVSGLDDIGQVVPGKNEIYNPDTKKWYYLPKTRFFPTYPGLHLIGQNRLFFSGTTAGYGPDNKGRIPGVWDLETNQFTKIPGMSDPDTLETSMSVPLPPTQSRKYMVEGGGGVGESPKTTDKTRIVDLSTDSPRFQDGPKLYDKVRYPSSVILPNDTVLTTNGSGQYRGKGDSNVLKAGIYDPKKNAFDEAAAPLVGRNYHSGGLLLPDGRVMTFGSDSLYSDKANTKPGQFDQRIEIYTPPYLNKGKKQPDLQDVGKSRKTLSLGDSVSFKSEDAAKLKKLRLVRPGSFTHVTNVEQSSVALKMRKSEDGTLRTTLPDDPSLVTPGWWMVYGIDKDGIPSKAKWLKVNVDPTAQHTTATTGDPKVNPN; encoded by the coding sequence ATGAAGTACCGACCGAGCCGTCGGGCCAGGCGCATAGCCATCGGCACGGCGGTCGTACTCGTGATAGCCGGGTTCAACGGGCCCGCCCTGTACGGCTTCGCCTCGGAGCAGTATCACGAGTACGAGATCAACCAGCCGGAGTACAAGGCCGAGAAGGGCCACTGGCAGTTCGTCGACATCCCCGAGAAGTACCGGATCAACACGATCCACGCGGCGCTGCTCAACACCGGAAAGGTTCTGCTGGTCGCGGGCTCCGGCAACAACGCCAAGAACTTCGACTCGAAGAGCTTCCGCACCGTCTTGTGGGACCCGGTCGACAACACCTTCAAGAACATCCCCACCCCCAGCGACCTGTTCTGCTCGGGCCACAACCAGCTCCCCGACGGAAAGCTGCTGGTCGCGGGCGGTACCCAGCGTTACGAGACGCTCAAGGGCGATGTGAAGAAGGCCGGCGGGCTGATGTTCCTCTACAACGAGAGCCCCGACCGGGCCAAGACCGTCAAGAAGGGCACCCGCTTCACCGGCAAGGAGGACGGCAAGACCTTCGTCGCGCAGAACGATGTGATCATCCCTCGTGCGAAGAAGAAGACGGACGCCCTCGGCCGGGTCCGGGTGGAGGCCAGCTTGGCGCGCGTCTACGCCGAGGCCGAGCACAAGGGCCGCCAGTACTCCACGGGCTCCCAGGACAAGTACACGGTCAGCGGGCTGCGGGGCGCCGAGAAGAGGAACATCTACGGCATCGCCCAGAAGATGTCCTTCGACAAGAAGGACTTCCAAGGCATCAAGGACGCCTACGAGTTCGACCCGGTGGCCGAGCGCTACATCACCGTCGACCCGATGCACGAGGCCCGCTGGTACCCCACGCAGGTCACCCTCCAGGACGGCAGGGTGCTCACCGTCTCCGGTCTCGACGACATCGGCCAGGTCGTGCCGGGGAAGAACGAGATCTACAACCCCGACACCAAGAAGTGGTACTACCTGCCCAAGACACGCTTCTTCCCGACCTACCCCGGGCTGCACCTGATCGGCCAGAACCGGCTCTTCTTCAGCGGCACCACCGCCGGCTACGGCCCCGACAACAAGGGCCGCATCCCCGGCGTCTGGGACCTGGAGACCAACCAGTTCACCAAGATCCCCGGCATGAGCGACCCGGACACCCTGGAGACCTCCATGTCCGTGCCGCTGCCGCCGACGCAGTCGCGCAAGTACATGGTCGAGGGCGGCGGCGGGGTCGGTGAGTCCCCCAAGACCACCGACAAGACCCGCATCGTGGATCTGAGCACCGACAGCCCCCGCTTCCAGGACGGCCCCAAGCTCTACGACAAGGTCCGCTACCCCAGCAGCGTCATCCTGCCGAACGACACCGTGCTGACGACCAACGGCTCGGGGCAGTACCGGGGCAAGGGCGACAGCAACGTGCTCAAGGCGGGCATCTACGACCCGAAGAAGAACGCCTTCGACGAGGCCGCCGCACCCCTGGTCGGCCGCAACTACCACTCCGGCGGCCTGCTGCTGCCCGACGGCCGCGTGATGACCTTCGGCTCGGACTCGCTCTACTCCGACAAGGCCAACACCAAGCCCGGCCAGTTCGACCAGCGGATCGAGATCTACACCCCGCCCTACCTCAACAAGGGCAAGAAGCAGCCCGATCTCCAGGACGTCGGCAAGAGCCGCAAGACGCTGTCACTGGGCGACAGCGTGTCCTTCAAGAGCGAGGACGCCGCGAAGCTGAAGAAGCTGCGGCTCGTGCGGCCCGGGTCCTTCACGCATGTGACCAACGTCGAGCAGTCGTCGGTCGCCCTGAAGATGCGGAAGTCCGAGGACGGCACGCTGCGCACGACGCTCCCCGACGATCCCTCGCTCGTGACCCCGGGCTGGTGGATGGTCTACGGCATCGACAAGGACGGCATCCCGTCCAAGGCGAAGTGGCTCAAGGTCAACGTCGACCCGACGGCCCAGCACACGACGGCGACGACGGGCGACCCGAAGGTGAACCCGAACTGA
- a CDS encoding glycosyltransferase family 2 protein, whose product MTMPPAGPRPPESGDDPTRTTQLRIPGQRRQRGTSGRGHRWTRKALPRYDYEHYSRLAGPLNQPEPGKPYRVGYRSLLADEPHRVRAGFLLCLAPLLSAGLLVWLMQPQHWTQRDKGEVSDLVLQLDIVMLVSIGLIELFRTLNVVSNAHATLVARDPIPVVPESGTRVAFLTSFVPGKEPIEMVTKTLEAAIRIRHRGTMHVWLLDEGDDPEVKDVCLRLGVHHFSRKGVAKWNTDKGAFRAKTKHGNYNAWLDAHGDHYDYFAGVDTDHVPLPNYLERMLGYFRDPDVGFVIGPQVYGNYDNFVTKAAESQQFLFHALIQRAGNRYDAPMFVGTSNAVRIKALKAIGGLYDSITEDMATGFEMHRHKNPETGNKWRSVYTPDVLAVGEGPNAWTDFFTQQLRWSRGTYETILKQYWRGLGTMPFGKLFNYTMLMIFYPISALNWILAALSCALFLGMGASGVQIDPTVWMALYGNATALQIGLYVWNRRHNVSPHEPEGSGGLAGMLMSALSAPIYARSLFDTLLRRKSKFVVTPKGDSASPDTLFGTFRVHLFFILIFGGSFVGSLYLGHDHPAMLTWAALALLITAAPIIGWRFTVRAEKKKRKHSKKHRHGSGQKPPAAETGGPGGGAATTAELPVAPAPAQGPRGRAGSPDETMQIALGGRKK is encoded by the coding sequence ATGACCATGCCGCCAGCCGGCCCCCGACCGCCGGAGTCCGGCGACGACCCCACCCGGACGACGCAGCTGCGGATACCCGGACAGCGGCGTCAGCGCGGCACCTCCGGACGCGGCCACCGTTGGACCCGCAAGGCCCTGCCACGCTACGACTACGAGCACTACAGCCGGCTGGCCGGGCCGCTCAACCAGCCCGAGCCCGGCAAGCCCTACCGCGTCGGGTACCGCAGCCTGCTGGCCGACGAACCGCACCGGGTACGCGCGGGCTTCCTGCTGTGTCTGGCCCCGCTGCTGTCGGCCGGATTGCTGGTGTGGCTGATGCAGCCCCAGCACTGGACGCAGCGCGACAAGGGCGAGGTCTCCGACCTGGTCCTCCAGCTCGACATCGTCATGCTGGTCTCGATCGGCCTGATCGAGCTGTTCCGCACGCTGAACGTCGTCTCCAACGCGCACGCCACGCTGGTCGCGCGCGATCCGATACCCGTGGTGCCCGAGTCCGGCACCCGCGTCGCCTTCCTCACCTCGTTCGTGCCCGGCAAGGAGCCGATCGAGATGGTCACCAAGACCCTGGAGGCGGCCATCAGGATCCGGCACCGCGGCACCATGCACGTGTGGCTGCTCGACGAGGGTGACGACCCCGAGGTCAAGGACGTGTGCCTGCGCCTGGGGGTGCACCACTTCTCCCGCAAGGGCGTCGCCAAGTGGAACACCGACAAGGGTGCCTTCCGTGCCAAGACCAAGCACGGCAACTACAACGCCTGGCTGGACGCGCACGGCGACCACTACGACTACTTCGCCGGGGTCGACACCGACCACGTCCCGCTCCCCAACTACCTGGAGCGGATGCTCGGATACTTCCGTGACCCCGACGTGGGCTTCGTCATCGGCCCCCAGGTCTACGGCAACTACGACAACTTCGTCACCAAGGCGGCCGAGAGCCAGCAGTTCCTCTTCCACGCGCTCATCCAGCGCGCGGGCAACCGCTACGACGCGCCGATGTTCGTCGGCACCAGCAACGCCGTACGCATCAAGGCCCTCAAGGCCATCGGCGGCCTCTACGACTCCATCACGGAGGACATGGCCACCGGCTTCGAGATGCACCGCCACAAGAACCCGGAGACCGGCAACAAGTGGCGCTCGGTCTACACCCCCGACGTGCTCGCGGTCGGCGAAGGCCCCAACGCCTGGACGGACTTCTTCACCCAGCAGCTGCGCTGGTCGCGCGGCACCTACGAGACGATCCTCAAGCAGTACTGGCGCGGCCTGGGCACCATGCCGTTCGGGAAGCTCTTCAACTACACGATGCTGATGATCTTCTACCCGATCTCGGCGCTCAACTGGATCCTCGCCGCCCTCTCCTGCGCCCTCTTCCTCGGCATGGGCGCCTCCGGTGTCCAGATAGACCCCACCGTGTGGATGGCGCTGTACGGCAACGCCACGGCCCTCCAGATCGGCCTGTACGTCTGGAACCGGCGGCACAACGTCTCCCCCCACGAGCCCGAGGGCTCCGGCGGTCTGGCCGGCATGCTGATGTCCGCGCTGTCCGCGCCGATCTACGCGCGCTCCCTCTTCGACACCTTGCTGCGTCGCAAGAGCAAGTTCGTGGTCACCCCCAAGGGCGACTCGGCCAGCCCCGACACGCTCTTCGGCACCTTCCGGGTGCATCTCTTCTTCATCTTGATCTTCGGTGGCTCGTTCGTGGGCTCGCTCTACCTGGGCCATGACCACCCGGCGATGCTCACCTGGGCCGCGCTCGCGCTGCTGATCACGGCGGCGCCGATCATCGGGTGGCGCTTCACCGTCCGCGCGGAGAAGAAGAAGCGCAAGCACTCGAAGAAACACCGGCACGGTTCCGGTCAGAAGCCCCCGGCCGCCGAGACCGGCGGCCCCGGCGGCGGGGCGGCGACCACCGCCGAGCTCCCCGTGGCGCCCGCACCCGCGCAGGGTCCCCGCGGCCGGGCAGGCTCACCTGACGAGACCATGCAGATCGCCCTTGGGGGACGTAAGAAATGA